The DNA window GGCAGCGCGGTCAGCGCCTGCGCGAAGGTGCCCAGGCGTTGTTGCACGGCGGTGCGCGTGCCGGACCCCAGCGTGTCCAGCGCATTGCGCTCCTGCATCAATGCCTGGCGCAGGTTGAGGTAGTCGTTGCCCTGCACGTCTTCCAGTGCGGTGGCCGCCAGCGCATACAGGCGCTTGGCTCCGTCCACGTCGTCGGCATACGCCAGCCGCTGCCCGGCTTGGCTGAGCAGCAGTTCGGTTTCTTCCAGCTGCAACGCCTGCGCGCTGTGGCGGGTGCTGTCGGCGAGCTTGGCCAGGTTCTCTTCCAGCAACGCGCTGCGCTGGCTCAGGCCAAGCATTTCGTCGCGCAGCACGCGGTTGGTGGCGGCGGCATCCTGCACCCGCTGCGAGGTGGAGCGCTGGTCGCGGCGCAGCGCCTCCAGGCTGTCACTCAGGCCCTGTACCAGGAGCGCAGCGTCGGCCTCGCGCTGGGCGGTGCGGGCCTGCTGGGCCTGCCATTGGCTCCAGCCCCACCAGCCGGCCGCGCCCGCGCCCACCGCCACGACAGCCAGAGGCAGGATCCAACGCAGGGCAGGGCGGTGTGGCGGGGGTGATTCAAGCTCATTCATGTACGCATCCTTGTCGTTCGCGCCGGTGTCTTCACGAGCTGGCGAGCGATCAGGCGCACAGCATCGCCCGTCCCCCGCGCGGCCCGCAAGGCCACCGTTCTTCCCTGTTCAGTCAGGTGCGCGGGCGGTGACGACCGCGTGCGCTGCCTGCGCCAACTGTAGCGGTTGTGGGCCCTGCGCCAGATGGATACGGGCAAAGCCGTCGCTTTCGGCCAGCGTGGCCAGACGCTCGCTGGCGGCGACCACGGTGCTGGCGCGCAGACGGGCCAGCAGGTCGGGCGGCAGCTGCGTCACCGCCCAGGCCAGGGCCTCGGCGCTGCTCAGGGCCAGGACCCAGGGGTCGGGCTGCCGGCGCAGCCGCTGCAGGGTGCGCGGGGCCGGGGTCAACGGCGTGCGTGTGTACACATCCACCCGCCGCAGCTGCGCACCGCGCGCTTCCAGGGTGGGTGCAATCAGTCCGCGTCCGCCCGGGGCGGTGACCAAGGTCACCGAGCGCCCCTGCAGCTGCGCCAGTTCCGGCAGCCCCAGCAGCCCCTCGCTGTCCATACGCTCCGGTGCCGCCACCTCGCGGGCTCCGTGGCTGTGCAGGGCAGCGGCGGTGCCGGCCCCCACCGCCAGCCACTGGCCCGGATGCGGGTCTGCCAGGGGGGCCAGTCGCGCGGCGGCATGGGCGGCGGCCGGGCTGGTGAACACCACCCGGTCAGCCTGCAGGCCCTGCGCCAGCGCGCTGCGGGTGATGGCGTCAGTGCGCGCCAGCAGAGCCCAGGGCGACAGCGCCAGCAGTTGGCCGCCCAGCGCCTGCGCGGCCCGTCGCATCGCCGCATGCTGCCCACGCGGGCGTAACGACACCAAGGTCCATTCCGGCACATGTGCGTGGCTGTTCATTCCGGGCATTATGCGAGTCCTTCGCTGCAACGTCGCCGTACCGATGTCCGAACCGCTCTCCCTGCCCGACCATCTGGGCGCGCTCCAGCAGGTGCTGGACCGCATGCCGCCCGTGGCGGCCATGCAGATCCGCGTGGCTGGCTACCAGGACCAGCAGCTGGCGCTGACCGCACCGCTGGCTGCCAACGTCAACGACAAGGGCAATGCCTTCGGCGGCAGCCTGGCCTCGGCGCTTACCCTGGCTGGCTGGGCCTTGGTCACCCTGCGCCTGCGACTGGCCGGTTTCGACGCCGACGTTTATGTGGCCGACAGCCACGTACGCTACCTCGCACCGGTCTATGGCGACCTGTCGGCCCAGGCCCAGGCGGTCGACGAGGCCGACTGGGACACGTTTCTGGCCACCTTTGCCCAGCGCGGCAAGGCCCGCATCGAGGTGCTGGCCCGCCAGCCCGGCGACGCCGGCAAGCCCGCCGCTGAACTGAGCGGCCGCTACGTGGCGTTCGCAAGAAGGTAGGATGGGCACCTTGCCTATTGGGGAATTCGCATGCGTCGTACCTTCCAGATCCTGTTGCTGGCCTTGCTCGCGCTGACCAGCGCGTCTGTCTTCGCGGCCGACGGCCAGAAAATCACCAAGAAGATGCGCAAACAGCTGGAAGAAACCCAGGTCAAGTACGACTCCACCCTGCGCTGGGGCAATCTGGATGACCTGATCCCCTATCTGGACCCGGAGTACGCCGAAGAGCATCCGATCACCGACCTGGAGCGCAGCCGCTTCGAACAGGTGAAGATTGCCGGCTACCGCGGCAGCGACAACATGCCCATGCCGGGTGGCCGCGTCGGCCGTAGCGCCGAGGTCCGGGTGATCAACAACAACACCCAGGCCGAACGCGTGGTCCGGGTGAACGAGATCTGGCGCTGGGACGCTGAAGCCAAGCGCTGGCTGCAGGCCAACGGTCTGCCCGACCTCTGGCAGAGCCGCTGACACCCCCTCAAACCCCCGCTGGCCGCCGCTTCGCCCGCATGTGCGACAATCGGCCCCCGCTTAATTGACCCGTGATCTGAGTGAATTACGAAGAGTTGCTGGCCTTTGCCGGCCGAAACCCGATGCTGTCGGCGGCCTTTGTCGGCCTGACCGTGGCCATCATCGTCACCGAAATCCGCCGTATGACCCGTGGCTACCGCGGGCTGAAGCCGGCTGAGCTGACCCAGCTGATCAATGCCGGTGGCACCGTGGTGGTCGACCTGTCGTCCTCGTCGGACTTCGAAAAGGGCCACATTGCCGGCAGCCGCAACGTGCAGCCGAGCCAGTTCGGACCGGAACACAAGCTGGTGGCCAACGCCAAGCAGAGCCCGGTGGTGCTGGTGTGCCGCAGCGGCACGGCGTCGGAAACGGCGGCCAAGGCCCTGAAGAAAGCCGGTTTCGAAAACGTGAGCGTGCTCGAGGGCGGCATTCCGTCCTGGCAGCAGGCCGAGCTGCCGCTGGTCAAGGGCCGCAACTGATTTCCCCCGATTCGCATCGCGCACCTTGTGCGCGGTGCCACACGCCCGCATAGCAGGGCATGTAACAATCGGTTTCTACTGTATTCATTACTGCATTCATTCTGGAGCATCAGGAAATGTCCGAAGAGAACACCAACGGCGCCATCGCGCCGGCCGACGCCGCCACCGGTCCCGCCTTCACCGTTGAGAAGATCTACGTCAAGGACGTTTCCTTCGAATCGCCGAATGCCCCGGGCGTCTTCAATGAAGCCGTGCAGCCGGAACTGCAGCTCAACCTGAACCAGCGCGTGCAGCGCCTGGGCGAAACCGCCTTCGAAGTGGTCCTGGCCGTCACCCTGACCTGCAAGGCCGGCGACAAGACCGCCTACGTGGCTGAAGTGCAGCAGGCTGGCGTGTTCGGTCTGATCGGTCTGGAGCCGCAGGCCATCGACGTGCTGCTCGGCACCCAGTGCCCGAACATCCTGTTCCCGTACGTGCGTTCGCTGGTGAGCGAGCTGATCCAGGCCGGCGGCTTCCCGCCGTTCTTCCTGCAGCCGATCAACTTCGAAGGCCTGTACGCCGAAACCCTGCGTCAGCGTCAGGAAGAGGGCGGCACCTCGCTGGCCGATTCCGAGCCGGCCGGTAACGCCTGATCGGCGTTTCGATGACTCAGAACGCAGACAAAGTCGCCGTTCTTGGTGCTGGCTCCTGGGGCACCGCCCTGGCGAGCCTGCTGGCTCGCCACGGCTGCAACACCGTGCTGTGGGGCCGCGATGCGGCCATGGTCGAGGCCATCGACCAGCGCCACGAGAACACCCGTTATCTGCCGGGCATTCCGCTGCCGGAATCGCTGCGCGCCACCACCGACCTCGCGTCGGCGGTCAAGGACGCCACCTGGATCCTGGTCGTGGTGCCTTCGCACGCTTTCGGTGAAACCGTGCGCGCGCTGGCTCCGCTGCGCCCTGCCGGTGCCGGCGTGGCCTGGGCCACCAAGGGCTTCGAGCCCGGTTCCGGTCGCTTCCTGCACGAAGTCGCGCGCGAAGTGCTGGGCCCGGACGTGCCGCTGGCCGTGGTTACCGGTCCGTCGTTTGCCAAGGAAGTCACCCAGGGCCTGCCCACCGCGATCACCGTGCACGGTGACGACGTGGAGTTCGCCCAACAGGTGGCTGAAGCCATGCACGGCCCCGCCTTCCGCGCCTACACCGGTGACGACATGGTCGGTGCCGAGCTGGGCGGCGCGATGAAGAACGTGCTGGCCGTAGCCACTGGCGTCGCTGATGGCATGCAACTGGGCTTGAATGCCCGTGCCGGCCTGATCACGCGTGGTTTGAACGAAATGCTGCGGCTGGCCGCTGCCATTGGTGCCAAGCCGGAAACCCTGATGGGTCTGGCTGGCTTGGGCGACCTGGTGCTCACCTGCACCGGCGACCTCTCGCGTAACCGCCGCCTGGGCCTGGCCCTGGGCCGTGGCCAGACGCTGCAGGACGCCATCCGCGAAATCGGGCAGGTGGTGGAATCGGTGCAGACGGCAGATGAAGTCATGCGCCAGGCCCGCCGCCACGGCATCGACCTGCCGATCTCCGACGGGGTGCGCGCCGTGCTGCACGGTGAGCAGACCCCGGCCGAAGGATTGCAGGCATTGCTGGCCCGCGAACAGAAGCCGGAATATCCGGACACGCTGTTCAAATGATCCAGACAGAACCCCGGTGCAAACCGGGGTTTTTGTTTGCGGTCGAGATGCCCCAACCCAATCTGCAACTTCTTGCAGAGTGTGTGCTCACATCGTGCGCAGCCGCGGCCATTCCATCCGTAACCACGGCGTCAGCCGCGCATTCGCATCGGCCAGTTCGTATCCAGCGCCGCCGCCATTATCGAGCAGGCCTGCGGCATCCCGGTTAGCCTGAACTCCGCGCGCCCACGCGACACAACCACGCGGCTACGGCCGCCACCGCCATCGACGGCGTTCGCTGCGCCTGCATTGTGACGTGGTAGGTGAAACCCGGCAGTGTCGGCCCGAATGGCCGGCGTAGCTGTCCGGCAGCGAGTTCCTCGGCCACCAACGCCACGCTCAACAGCGCAATGCCCTGGCCGGCCACCGCCGCCTGGATGGCGTGGCCCTCGTCGGAAAAGCGAAGTTGCGGTCTTGAGGCGTCCCACGGGACGCCAGCTTTGGCGAACCATTTCAGCCAGGTCGGATTGTCTGCCGAGACACGCTGCCAATCGAAATGGATCAGCGGCACTTTGGCCAGGTCGCCATAGGTCTCCACTGCCAACATCGGGTTTACTACTGGCGCATACACGTCGGCGAACAGAGCTTCACTGTCCGCACCCGGGTAGTTCCCTTTGCCGTAGCGGATGGCGATATCGAAGGACGGATCAGCCAGATCGACCAAAGCATCGGACGCATGCAACTGCAGGTCGATGTTCGCGTGCTCGGAACGGAACGCCGCCATGCGTGGCACCAGCCACTTCGCGGTAAAGGCATTGGTGGCGGAGATGGTGACCTTTGCCCGCGTCTGCGGCCGCATCAGGCGCGTCAGTTCCGCTTCGAACGCATCAAAGCCCTTCTGCAGTACGGGGTACAACTGCGTCCCTGCATCGGTGAGTTGCACTTGGCGCACTTGCCGGGCGAACAGTTTCACCTCCATGAAGTCCTCCAGCGCCCGCACACTGTGGCTAACCGCAGTGGGCGTGATCGACAGTTCAGCAGCGGCCAGCTTGAAGCTGCCGTGGCGAGCAGCGGCTTCGAAAGCGCGCAGAGTGGACAACGGAGGAAGACGTCGCATGGGGCGCTCCAATAGATGAAACAAGATCATCCATAGCCTGAGAAATGATCGTTTGTACCTTGTCTCCGGGGCGAACACCATGAGGCACCTGAAGTCATTCATGACTTTGGCTCATCTAATTGTCGCCCAGAGAACACAGCCATGCGCGAACGCATCTCCACCCAGCCCGACCCTTACGCCCCGTACCTGCTCTCCCAGGGAATCCGCTTCGGCGACCTGGTCTTCATTTCCGGCCAAGCCGCCGGCGGCGAAGACGGCCGTATCGTGCCCGGCGACTTCCTCACCCAGGGTCGGCAGGCCTTTGCCAACCTGCGCCGCGCGCTGGAAGCCGGGGGCTCCAGCCTTCACGACGTCATCAAGGTCACCATCTTCGTAACCAATATGGGCCACTTTCAGGACGTGGTGCAGCTTCGCCGCGAATTCTTCACCGCTCCCTATCCGGCCGACACCATTGCCGAGATCAAGGCGTTGTATGACCCCGCTGCAATGATCGAGATTGAAGCCATTGCCGCCGTCTGCGCACCGAAGGTGGCGTGACCATGACCAATGTGCTTGTACAGCCGACCGCGCTCGGCCGCCTGTCGCTGCCCAACCGACTCGCAGTGGCCCCGATGACCCGCGTCAGTGCCAGTGTCGATGGCCTCGCCAGCGCCCGCATGCAGGACTACTACGCGGGCTTCGCCGAAGGCGGGTTCGGACTGGTCATCACTGAGGGGCTCTATACCGACCAGGCCTTCGCCCAGGGTTATGCGTACCAGCCTGGCATGGCCAGCGGAGCGCAGCGCGACGCATGGAAGCCGTTGGTGGCGACGGTGCAGCAGCGCGGTGCGCGCTTCGTCGCCCAGCTCATGCATGCCGGCGCGCTGTCGCAGGCGAACATCTACCGCACCGGCACGCGCGGTGCCTCCGTAGTGCAGCCCAAGGGGCAGCAGATGACGTTCTATCGTGGTAGTGGACCCTATGCGTTGCCTGCAGCGATGACCCAGGCTGAGATCGATGAAGCGGTGGCCGGGTTCGCCCAAGCGGCCGCGCATGCGGCCGCCGCCGGCTTTGACGGCGTGGAGATCCATGCCGCCAATGGCTATCTGCTGGATCAGTTCATCACCGAAGCCACCAACCAGCGCAGCGACCGCTACGGCGGTGAAGTTGAACAACGATTGCAGCTGCTGCGCGAAGTGGTGGCGGCCGTACGCGCGGAAGTGGGAGCTGACTTCCCGGTCGGCGTGCGCATCTCACAAGGCAAGGTCAACGACTTCCACTACAAGTGGCGTGGTGAAGCCGAGGCCACCGCACTGTTTCGCGAATTGGCAGCACTGCCGTTGGACTTCGTCCACGTGACCGAGTTCGAAGCATGGCAGCCCGCGTTTGAAGGCAGCCCCTCCCTGGCGCACCTGGCGCGACAGCATAGCGGCCTGCCGGTGATCGCCAACGGCTCGCTGCACGACCCTGCGCAGGCCACCACACTGGTTCAACGCGGCCACGCTGACGTCATTTCGCTGGGTCGCGGCGCGCTGACCCACGCCGATTGGCCCAACCGACTTCGCCAAGGGTTGCCTCTGGAAGCATTCGACCCCGCCATCCTGAGCCCGATCGCCGACCTGAAGTAGAGCCGGGCTTGCCCGGCTGCTTCAAAAAAGAAAGCCCGGCTAGGGAGCCGGGCTTTCCATGACGCGTGGGAGAGAGGTCACACGTCACACAACAACGTACTGCATAAATATTTCAACACTTACCACGTGAAGCGTGGCCCAACGAAGTACTCCTTGTCGCCGCCCTTGGCCAGCTTCACTTCACCGCTCAGGCCCCAGTTCGGGGTGAACTTGGCCTGGGCACCCACGCGGCCATAGAACTCGCCGTCCGGGTTGATGCCGTGCTTCTTGGTGTAATCCTCGTAGCCGGCCATCGCGTAGCCTTCAAAGTTCGGGGTGAACGCCGTGCGCACGCCCACTTCGGTGCTGTAGCCGTTGAAGTCCAACCCGTGCTTCGGGTCGAACTTCTGGTACGCCACGCGGGCCACCAGGTCGGTGGTCGGGGCGATGCCGTAGTTGTAGCCGGCACCGATGCGCCACTGGTCAACGTCGGCGTTGCCGCGCTTGGTTTCCTGCGCGTTGTAGTCACCAAAGATGTGGAAGTTCGGATGCACAGCCACGGAGCCCTTCACGCCCCAGCCATCCGCATCGCCACCCTTGGCGTCGGTGTTCACGTAACCGCCTTCCACGTAGTTGTACGACAGGCCATCGGCGGCAGAAGCGGCGAACGGCAGCGCGGCCATCAGGCCCAGGGCAAGCAGAGAGGTCTTCATAATCGGGAAACACCTTTTTTATTTTTGGTTTTGCCGACCACACCGCTCGGGGGAGGGGAGAGAGCGGGTGGTCGACAGGTGTTAATTATCCGTTTGATGACGCAATCGACCCTGAATATTGAACTGACCAGTACATGAATGAAGCGGGGGTTCAGGGAACTCTTGTCGCTTCTGCCTGGTGATGCTTTCCGTCCCGAGATACCCAAGGCTTGCCCAAGTTCGAAATCTCGTTCAAGAGACTGTGACCATGGCCGAACACGAAATACCAATCCTTGCTTCAGGTAAGTGCCCCGCATGTGGTGCGACTGATGCGCTGACTGCATTCAATGGCTCTTTGCCTCTGGCCAGCGGTAGCCTGACCGTAGACGTTTGACTCAGCAACAGGCAGCACTGCTCGCGGGTGTCGGACCCAATGGCTTCAGTCGATACGAAAAAGGTCATGCACAGCCGGTAGCGGCTGAATCGGATCGGGTGCTGCGCGTCGCGCGCGTGGTCAGCGAGGCTGAGCGCGTCTTCGGCGACGCCACAAAGGCGGGCCGCTGGCTCTCCAGTGTCAGCACCATTCTCGGTGGCAAGCCACAGGACCTGCTGGCAACCGATGCCGGTGCGCGCGACGTGGAGTACGAGTTGATGCGCATCGATCAAGTGGACTTTGCCTGATGTGGGTGTTTCTACCAGAACCGTTTCAACAACCTTCGCAGGTGTCTGCGCTTACCGCCCTTGAACCCGGCCTTCTCCCATGCGAGTGAGCCGCGGATCTGCAGAAGGATCTCCGTACCCTGACGGGACGGCGCGGACCGCACCCTCAACGTGCCGCCGACGCGCGCGGCACGCTCGCGCATGCCCGCCACGCCCCAGTGCCCGGCACCAGCGAGGGCGTCCGGCTGGAAGCCAACGCCATCGTCGCGAATGCGCAGCGCGAACGCGTGCCGCGAGTAACGGATCCGGATTTCAACCGACGTTGCCTCTGCGTGCTGGAATGCGTTGAGCAGCGCCTCGCGGCCGATCATGTAGGCCTCTTCCCAGACGCGCAGTTGAATCGCTCGGGGTGCGCCTTCCACCGCCAGGTGCACGGCAGGCATTTCCCGTCCGGCTTCTTCCTGCACGCCCAGCAGCGCCGCCCCAAGGTCGCGTGACTCACCGGAGTGCCGCCGCAGTCCGCGGACGCGCTCCCGGCCTTCGGAGGCCACACGCTCTGCGGTGTTGATCGCGGACTCCAGTTCGGCCCTGACCGGGTCATCGCCAGCCAGTTTCCGGCTCGACGCGTCCAGCCGCAGAATCAGGCCCTGGGTGCTCTGCAGCAGCGTGTCGTGCAGCTCACGGGCAATGCGCTCGCGCTCGCGATGGCGTTCATCCAGCCGGGAGCGGATGCGGGCTCCCACCTGCCTCAGCCTGAGCAGATACAACAGCCAAAGCACCCCTGCGAACACAATCACGCACAGTGCTCTGAACCACCCGGTTTCCCAGTAGTTCGGCGCGATGGAGATGACCAGGCTGTCGCCGGTTTCGTTCCAGACGCCATCGTTGTTGCTGGCCATGACGCGGAACACGTAACGGCCATGGCCCGGGGCGTTGTAGAGCGCGGAACGTTCCGATGTTTCGATCCAGCGGTCGTCGAAACCCTCAAGCCGATAGCGGAACCGCACCCGTTCGGGAATGGAAAGACTCAGCGCGGTGAAGCCGATGCGCAGGTTGCGCGTGTCGGCGGCCAGTTCAACCTTGCCTTGGTCGAACGGCAGCGCAGTGCCATCTGCTTCCAGAGAGAGGATCTCTACCGGTGGTGGAATCAGGTTGCGCGCAATCCTGCGGGGGTCGACCGAGACCAATCCGCTGGTGGTGGCGAACCACAACCTGCCGTCGTCGGAGCGAGCAGCAGTAGGCAAGGGCCGGAACTGCGCGGCGACGCCCGGCAGTCCGTCCAGTGCATTGAACTTCTCATAGCGAGGCCGATCCGTTCCGCCAAACAGTGCAGGTACATCGGCTGCACGAACATGCAGCACGCCACGGGCTCCATTGAGCCACAGATCCCCTGCCGCATCGGAGACGATGCCACTGATGCCGCGGAAGTCCTCCAGAACGGCGGGCAGCACGTTGCGCACCCGTCCATCTTCAATCCGCGCCAGACCGCGCTCGCCGCCAATCCACATGGCCTGGCCGTCTTCGTGCAGCGCCGTCACGTTCCCCACCTGCGGCGCTTCCCCGGTCCACGGTGTCCGAAACCGGTCGCCTTCCATGACCACCACGCCACCGCGTGCAAAACCGAGCCAGAGCCGGTTGCGGGCGTCGACCTGCATGACCAGCGGCGAGTCGCCCGACGGCAGGCCGGCGCGGTCCTGCACCGGTGTCCAGCGTTCGTGCTGATAGCGATGCAGGCCCGGCGTATTCAACGACAGCCAAAGGGCCCCGTCACTGGTGACGGCCATCGCCTGCACGCCGGAACGTGCGGCCACGGGCAGGTCGGTGATCCTGCGGAACTGCGTGCCTTCCGCTTTCCAGACGCCATCGGGTCCGGCCAGCCATAGGCCGCCGGAGCGGTCACGCTGGATCGCGGTAATCACGGACGACAGGGCAAGCGGTTCGCGCGTTGTGGCAGTGACCCGCTGCAGTGGCTGGTTGCGGGTTCCCACCAGCAGGCGGTCACCGTCGGCGGCGATGGCGAAGTCCTGCGAACCCTCCGGCATCGGAACCTCGGCCAGATTGGCATGGCGGAACCGATCCAGGCCGCGGCTGCTGCCCACCCACAGATTGCCCTCGCGGTCTTCCAGCAGTGGCTGCAGGTAGTCGGAGCTGAGCCCATCGGAGCGTTGGAAGCGCTCGGGGTGCCGCATCGCATCGCCAGGGGCGAATCGCAGCAGCCCGGCTCCCAGCGTGCTTGCCCACAGCACGCCATCACGGTCGAACAGCAGGCCCGCCGATGGTGCGTCTTCCCCCGTCCCGGAAAGCGGTCGGATACCGCCGTCCGCCTCGGCCACCCAGACGGCACCATCCGGAGCCTGCGCGATCTGGCTGACGCGCCCCACCTTGCCCGGCACCGCAACGAAAGCGCTGGAACCCCGCCGTAGCACCACCATGCCGTTTCCGGTCGCGATCCACAGCGTGCCATCGCGATCGGCGAATACGGTGCGGGCCTGGTGCCCGGGGTAGGCCATTGAAGCGGCCGGCCGGTTCCAGCGCTGTCCGTCGAAATAGAAAGGGCCGGTAAACGTAGCGGCCCACAGGCGACCGTCGGCGTCCTCGGCCATGCGGTAGACGGTGCTGGTCGGCAAGCCATGCTGCACCGAGAAATGCCGCAGGTGACCGCCTTCGATCAGGCTGATGCCGCCATAGCGGAATCCCACCCACAACTGTCCGCTGCGGGAGGTGTACAGCGTGGACACGCTGGTCGCGGGAAATGCACTGGCGTCGGGTGGGATGAAGCGGGTAAAGCGATCGCCGTCGAACCGGTAAAGCCCGATCTCGGTTCCCAGCCACAGGTAGCCATCGGGCGTCTGCGCCAGCGCGGTGACCTGCCCCGGCGCACCCTCGTTGACCGTCCACGCGGTGTGGTGGAACTGGGCCACCGAACGCTGCGGATCCAGCGCAACGGCGGACCCGGCCAGCAACAGCAGGCATACGCAGAGAAGGCAAGCCAGGGCGCGCGTGGGGAACATGAAGTGGAAGCCTGTAGTCTGCACGCCGGTGCGGCATATGCAGGGCGCATCATATGAAACGCACAGGGCAGCGTGAAGCCCGCGCTGGCAACCACGCGCGCGCTGGTAAAGAAGACGTAGAGCCACGCCCTGCGTGGCTGCGTCGCGACCGGAAGGGTCGAAGCCACGCAGGGCGTGGCTCTACGGTGTCGAACTACTCGCTTTCCGCTGCAGCCAGTGCAGGTGTATCCAGAGTAGGAAGCACCGGCTTGCGCTTGGCAACCACAGGTAAGCCCCCGAGCGGTAACGCCCCGAACTCGCGCCGGATTCCGGTATTGATGGTTTCCAGGTCACGCGCCATCACGGCGTCGTGGTGGGGGTCGCGCTTCTTCAGCGGTTGAGGCCGGTACCGACTGACGCCGTCTTCCATTGCCCTGCTCCCTTCATCCGTGGGGCCAGGCCGAACGGCCCGGGGTTGTGGCGGACGTTATCACAGGTTTCGGACCGGTACAGCGCCCGGGATTCCGGCAGCGCGCCCTCCCGGAATGCGCGATGATGCGTATACGGAACCACCCTGCGAGGGATTGCCACCATGCTTCTCTGGATTCGCTCCGCTCTGGCTTTACTACTCGCTTCAAACCAGGCGCAGGCCGCGTCCGATGACCCTGGTCTTGTGCTTGTACAGCCTAAGGAGAGGGAATGTTTGGACACGCGGAACCACGGTCGTATCCCACTCGTACTCACCAATCGTTCCGCAGGACGCATTGCGTTCCATCTCTCCGCTCCAGGCCAGGAGCGCAACTGGATTCATGCGCGTTCATTCGATATCGACTTCGGTCCGCTGAACTCCAATGAGAATGTTGGCGTGGTGCTGGATGAGCATTTCCCGTCAGGACGGCAGGTGCGCTTTGACCCGGGTGATCAGATGGACGTCTTCGTGACTGCCGATATATGGCCAACGCCTGGCTACACCGGAAAGGTCCGCGCCAGATTGAGGGACACAGAAGGCCGCCAGTACGTATCCGAGGAACTTGACGTTTGCCAAGTGTCCGATGCCGCAGATACAGAGAAGTGAGGAAGTCCATCATGCAGAAATGGAAGGCATCCGCAGTCGGTGTCGTCGCTGTGCTGGCGATCGTGATCAGTGGGGGATACGGACTTGCGTGGCGTGCGCTGCCGGACTGCGTTGACCCTACTTTTCAGGATGTCCAGCGCCGGGGCGTCACCGGTCTTGAGTTCGGTGGGCGCAAAGTCGCTCTTGGCAGGGCCGATGTCGTGGCCCGTATCGAGGGACCTTTCCTGGTAGAGACGATGTACTTCGTGCCGTTCGACCTGCACGGCACAACTCATGTGCAGCGCTACCTCATTCTTCCCTGGGGGCTGCGACAGATTGGAACCAAGGCCTACCATTACGTCGATGCCGGCTGCTCACACGAGGCATTCCGCCAATTGGAACTACACCGCCCGGAAAGCGGGCGGTGTAGTGTCCAGTATCATGCCTCAGCGTAAGCCGGATAATCGATATACCCCTCCGCGCCACCGCCATAGAACGACTCGCGCTTCGGCGCGGCCAGCGGCCAACCGTTCTTCAACCGCGCCACCAGATCCGGGTTGCTGATGAAGCTGGCACCAAACGCGGCCAGGTCGATCACGCCTGCGTCGATCAGCTGCTCGGCGCGTTCGCGGGTCATGC is part of the Stenotrophomonas oahuensis genome and encodes:
- a CDS encoding sensor histidine kinase — translated: MFPTRALACLLCVCLLLLAGSAVALDPQRSVAQFHHTAWTVNEGAPGQVTALAQTPDGYLWLGTEIGLYRFDGDRFTRFIPPDASAFPATSVSTLYTSRSGQLWVGFRYGGISLIEGGHLRHFSVQHGLPTSTVYRMAEDADGRLWAATFTGPFYFDGQRWNRPAASMAYPGHQARTVFADRDGTLWIATGNGMVVLRRGSSAFVAVPGKVGRVSQIAQAPDGAVWVAEADGGIRPLSGTGEDAPSAGLLFDRDGVLWASTLGAGLLRFAPGDAMRHPERFQRSDGLSSDYLQPLLEDREGNLWVGSSRGLDRFRHANLAEVPMPEGSQDFAIAADGDRLLVGTRNQPLQRVTATTREPLALSSVITAIQRDRSGGLWLAGPDGVWKAEGTQFRRITDLPVAARSGVQAMAVTSDGALWLSLNTPGLHRYQHERWTPVQDRAGLPSGDSPLVMQVDARNRLWLGFARGGVVVMEGDRFRTPWTGEAPQVGNVTALHEDGQAMWIGGERGLARIEDGRVRNVLPAVLEDFRGISGIVSDAAGDLWLNGARGVLHVRAADVPALFGGTDRPRYEKFNALDGLPGVAAQFRPLPTAARSDDGRLWFATTSGLVSVDPRRIARNLIPPPVEILSLEADGTALPFDQGKVELAADTRNLRIGFTALSLSIPERVRFRYRLEGFDDRWIETSERSALYNAPGHGRYVFRVMASNNDGVWNETGDSLVISIAPNYWETGWFRALCVIVFAGVLWLLYLLRLRQVGARIRSRLDERHRERERIARELHDTLLQSTQGLILRLDASSRKLAGDDPVRAELESAINTAERVASEGRERVRGLRRHSGESRDLGAALLGVQEEAGREMPAVHLAVEGAPRAIQLRVWEEAYMIGREALLNAFQHAEATSVEIRIRYSRHAFALRIRDDGVGFQPDALAGAGHWGVAGMRERAARVGGTLRVRSAPSRQGTEILLQIRGSLAWEKAGFKGGKRRHLRRLLKRFW
- a CDS encoding NADH:flavin oxidoreductase, translating into MTNVLVQPTALGRLSLPNRLAVAPMTRVSASVDGLASARMQDYYAGFAEGGFGLVITEGLYTDQAFAQGYAYQPGMASGAQRDAWKPLVATVQQRGARFVAQLMHAGALSQANIYRTGTRGASVVQPKGQQMTFYRGSGPYALPAAMTQAEIDEAVAGFAQAAAHAAAAGFDGVEIHAANGYLLDQFITEATNQRSDRYGGEVEQRLQLLREVVAAVRAEVGADFPVGVRISQGKVNDFHYKWRGEAEATALFRELAALPLDFVHVTEFEAWQPAFEGSPSLAHLARQHSGLPVIANGSLHDPAQATTLVQRGHADVISLGRGALTHADWPNRLRQGLPLEAFDPAILSPIADLK
- a CDS encoding Ax21 family protein, producing MKTSLLALGLMAALPFAASAADGLSYNYVEGGYVNTDAKGGDADGWGVKGSVAVHPNFHIFGDYNAQETKRGNADVDQWRIGAGYNYGIAPTTDLVARVAYQKFDPKHGLDFNGYSTEVGVRTAFTPNFEGYAMAGYEDYTKKHGINPDGEFYGRVGAQAKFTPNWGLSGEVKLAKGGDKEYFVGPRFTW
- a CDS encoding antitoxin Xre/MbcA/ParS toxin-binding domain-containing protein codes for the protein MTQQQAALLAGVGPNGFSRYEKGHAQPVAAESDRVLRVARVVSEAERVFGDATKAGRWLSSVSTILGGKPQDLLATDAGARDVEYELMRIDQVDFA